In Geotoga petraea, the following are encoded in one genomic region:
- a CDS encoding carbohydrate ABC transporter permease, with the protein MRKFLPYLLLIPTFLVIGIFIYWPAGLSFRLSLFRTSPFGNRELYVGLENFIRLFQNPTYLQAMLTTLIYVGITVFFTILISFLLAQLLNQDIPGTRWFRLFIFAPYAISPAIAGTLWSFLLNPVVGHLNYFFNSLFGLNVDFLTSSPYALIAVMFASIWKMVPFALIFYIAGLQSIPDSLVESSFIDGANLWQRMWKIKFPLLSPITFYLVIMTITNAMFNSFGIIDVMTKGGPTGDTTTLIYKLYLDAFTYQNTGSAASQSIIMFIIMGVVTFFYFKNVESKVHYQ; encoded by the coding sequence ATGCGAAAGTTTTTGCCTTATTTATTATTAATACCAACTTTTTTAGTTATAGGTATTTTTATATACTGGCCAGCAGGATTATCTTTTAGGTTGAGTTTATTTAGAACTTCGCCTTTTGGAAACAGAGAATTATATGTTGGATTAGAAAATTTTATTAGACTGTTTCAAAATCCAACTTACTTACAAGCAATGCTTACAACACTTATTTATGTTGGAATAACTGTTTTTTTCACTATATTGATTTCTTTTTTATTGGCCCAATTACTCAATCAAGACATTCCTGGAACAAGATGGTTTAGGCTATTTATTTTTGCACCATATGCAATTTCACCTGCTATTGCAGGAACGCTTTGGTCTTTTTTGCTTAATCCAGTTGTAGGCCATTTAAACTATTTTTTTAACTCTTTATTTGGTTTAAATGTTGACTTTTTGACCTCATCTCCATATGCACTAATAGCAGTTATGTTCGCTAGCATTTGGAAAATGGTCCCTTTTGCATTGATATTCTATATTGCCGGATTACAATCAATACCAGATTCATTGGTTGAAAGTTCATTTATAGATGGAGCTAATTTGTGGCAAAGAATGTGGAAGATAAAGTTTCCTCTCTTATCTCCAATAACTTTTTATCTTGTAATCATGACTATTACAAATGCTATGTTTAACTCGTTTGGTATTATTGACGTTATGACAAAAGGTGGTCCAACCGGGGATACAACAACTCTTATTTATAAATTATATTTAGATGCTTTCACCTATCAAAATACAGGTTCTGCAGCATCTCAAAGTATAATAATGTTTATTATCA